Proteins encoded within one genomic window of Anopheles gambiae chromosome 3, idAnoGambNW_F1_1, whole genome shotgun sequence:
- the LOC1277509 gene encoding eEF1A lysine and N-terminal methyltransferase homolog, producing the protein MNLLPKSTADFGSTEYWNSFFRKRGKQAFEWYGEYPELCTQLHQYIKPKDEILVVGCGNSKLSMDLYDVGFKKITNIDISPVVIKQMQEANRLNRPEMTWNQMDATAMTFPNETFSVVLDKGTLDALFTDESTSVVTMVRNYFAEIGRVLRPAGRYVCISLLQEHILREVVSHFPAAHFMLRIVRCPEAGKGRGTEDAPNADGSSLVVFAIVATKLKNMPLRVLEVGLAGSHIERVQRPEEIIAAVAATQKAAMVCNGLARGSIAGMAEVSLDLFSPTDKERPRYTIHVLDQAPKRGNGKYAAFIVPQGRETEWLFATPAGRRKLQESAKFDRLAIVTLHRGHVYTDLEAVKAELAESVKSLAPQQVLQSASIPYLSIGAEVGRRETIHTGRSELSGEYVVEEIAGENGRLFRRLVFLSNQAVVQSEAALKMARVRGSRAPQKVIDAGYLACQHHLFMTVGVQLAANMDATGSCPIAVVGLGGGGLCTFIRECLKKTTITAVEIDPEVEQIAVKYFGLTLDARLRVVIADGIQFLADEAARGAHYSALLFDVDSKDASVGMSCPPAAFLEREVLANVRKLTGDSGLFVLNLVCRNEALRETTVEGLKRAYRYVLSYQLEEDVNEIFYCTDNDRLKEVTNWQELLRTAADDVNKLARKEKLTLEQELVDLSDFITTLKI; encoded by the exons ATGAATCTGCTGCCCAAAAGTACGGCCGACTTTGGCTCGACCGAGTACTGGAACAGCTTCTTCCGGAAGCGTGGCAAGCAAGCGTTCGAGTGGTACGGCGAGTATCCGGAACTGTGTACCCAGCTGCATCAGTACATTAAGCCGAAGGATGAAATACTCGTCGTCGGTTGTGGTAACTCGAAGCTGAGCATGGACCTGTACGATGTGGGGTTCAA GAAAATCACCAACATCGACATATCGCCTGTCGTCATCAAACAGATGCAGGAAGCGAACCGGCTCAATCGGCCCGAAATGACCTGGAACCAGATGGACGCAACCGCGATGACCTTCCCGAACGAAACGTTCTCCGTCGTGCTGGACAAGGGTACGCTCGATGCACTGTTCACCGATGAGTCTACCTCCGTTGTTACCATGGTGCGCAACTACTTTGCCGAAATTGGTCGCGTTCTGCGTCCAGCCGGCCGGTACGTTTGCATATCGCTCCTGCAGGAGCACATCCTCCGGGAGGTTGTGAGCCACTTTCCGGCCGCCCACTTTATGCTGCGCATTGTACGGTGCCCCGAGGCGGGCAAAGGCCGTGGAACGGAAGACGCTCCCAATGCGGACGGCTCCTCGCTCGTAGTGTTTGCGATTGTGGCAacaaagttgaaaaacatGCCACTGCGCGTGCTTGAGGTAGGCCTCGCCGGCAGTCACATAGAGCGGGTGCAGCGGCCCGAAGAGATTATAGCAGCCGTAGCTGCCACCCAGAAAGCGGCCATGGTTTGCAATGGGTTGGCCCGTGGTAGCATTGCGGGGATGGCTGAAGTATCGCTGGATCTGTTCTCACCAACCGACAAGGAGCGACCACGCTACACGATCCACGTGCTCGACCAGGCACCGAAGAGGGGTAACGGCAAATACGCCGCCTTCATTGTACCGCAGGGCCGTGAAACGGAGTGGCTGTTTGCGACACCGGCCGGTCGTAGAAAGCTGCAAGAATCGGCCAAGTTTGATCGACTTGCAATCGTAACGCTTCACCGGGGACACGTGTACACCGATCTGGAAGCGGTCAAGGCGGAACTAGCGGAGAGTGTAAAATCACTCGCACCACAACAAGTGTTGCAGAGCGCATCGATACCGTACCTCTCGATCGGTGCGGAAGTAGGCCGCCGGGAAACGATCCACACCGGCCGCAGCGAACTGTCCGGTGAGTACGTGGTGGAGGAGATTGCCGGCGAGAATGGGCGCCTGTTCCGGCGGCTCGTCTTCCTCTCCAACCAAGCGGTGGTACAGTCGGAGGCGGCACTCAAAATGGCCCGCGTGCGTGGCAGCCGTGCGCCACAGAAGGTGATCGATGCGGGCTATCTGGCCTGCCAGCATCATCTCTTCATGACGGTCGGCGTACAGCTGGCGGCGAACATGGACGCCACCGGTAGCTGCCCCATTGCCGTCGTTGGGCTCGGTGGCGGAGGGCTGTGCACGTTTATTCGCGAGTGTCTTAAAAAGACCACCATTACGGCGGTTGAGATCGATCCAGAGGTGGAACAGATTGCGGTGAAATATTTCGGCCTCACGCTCGATGCACGGCTGCGGGTCGTGATTGCCGATGGGATACAGTTTCTGGCGGATGAAGCGGCACGCGGTGCGCACTATTCCGCGCTACTGTTCGATGTGGACAGTAAGGATGCGAGCGTGGGCATGAGCTGTCCGCCGGCCGCCTTTCTCGAGCGCGAGGTGCTCGCCAACGTGCGCAAGCTGACGGGCGACAGCGGCCTGTTCGTGCTGAATCTGGTGTGTCGCAATGAGGCGCTGCGGGAAACGACGGTGGAAGGTTTGAAGCGCGCTTATCGGTACGTGCTTTCGTACCAGCTGGAGGAGGATGTGAACGAGATTTTCTACTGCACCGACAACGACCGGCTGAAGGAGGTGACGAACTGGCAGGAGCTGCTGCGCACGGCTGCGGACGACGTGAACAAGCTGGCGCGGAAGGAGAAGCTAACGCTCGAGCAGGAGCTGGTGGATTTGAGTGACTTTATCACTACCCTTAAAATATAG
- the LOC4577947 gene encoding SUN domain-containing ossification factor isoform X2, with protein MLHLPTVDLYMVVNLYLVAFCYIKWQLSMWLVGAITERAGRMRKLTVLVTFCWVALITQIVAISNLYHDGLQDIPGPPSIITLVDNQHHELNNIESKLEENLEATLKNLSHNNVHTVQTTVPLHGNDHGQLAGEEEAPANGTTAVDQQDLSIGDGQENEQPLLVMIPAKDPTEGPASSSTPSGEPAATQETTAEATLTDATAPTVLPPSKQLEVNLTEENPMPVFSEWAQKQMAEAEKKLGEVVNASAMKKGTKPAGSKAGTGSMKLRAKNYAAPECGAKIIASNPEAQSTGSVLTAPKDEYLLNPCTSKIWFVVELCEPVQAERIELANFELFSSSPKEFSVSVSNRFPTRDWANVGQFTAKDERDVQSFLLHPHLFGKFVRVEILSHYNQEHFCPVSLFRVYGTSEFEAFETDNTPLQPDEDDDDDELVAVLGGAGVGKDPFTDKSKPVAGGEGTLADKRFVINGGVAQRDGQTVEPQQGVDATTGAPKGGKNPNNILKSAGEVVMNMVKKAAEALGKSGNESNDAATPGSHPSPGGKIPLTDVLTGLPSPASPSCVTLAYTIRCVNCTDHFRARLESLMNCKHNLLTSLLGVARIEHAFDSAQHFLCANVLGFNLPRSLQGESEGAGELVTVYPSVCLNMRYSVLNLLPDELVAGLCNTVAFDLKLLAKVEASDAEGREIDGSVVAGVDGPSQNALDLPQGENTKQGEHHQQHQVEQTLDVETTAQNGNEKGEQQEQNAVQEDSEKGSPPRDVAIDPSGSENASKEDVNMFATEPTPPAATPAEPERDEASQNVDGQKEQEQQQQQEDFANNQHWETIDDQSEMAGTGPSGSGAFTTGPAATTVTPGMATGQQKVQPESVFLRLSNRIKALERNMSLSGQYLEELSRRYRKQVEELQHSYAKTLHEIQEQNQRMADSETKLREVNERLRQELVDFQATATDWRNIALAVLTMIVLMLFTLLAMVRSVARSVNRLTAGHPLEGQHQQQQHPVPLPKSVIDRELAQVGSDAKPIRGRMLRRKSIDGMPTSGGSVDLTGSTVSSASGIIIATAEPSTVATSLSPGRLRKKRPSEEALNISGTYVNLLIDDDAREVGVPPQSSVPPLAMERKKSKQKHRKVSAPSMMGVISSSTPLATGQGVAFSSHEPAKRSLSMIEARQMVNGGGQQTPEKDTSSRIDELPYLEDNDEFIIPTASDLSYDEYMPGSNASTAEAGLTPNEMEMRKMNGTANTAATTMTTLSDRNGSSGMSPSGEDSLDGGVQQKAATKSSRRLSSPAFFKSSLLRSSLGSKKHRSAKKGTAANGSGGSSSSGGSSANTSSNSSNSSNTSSALRELGAGDAGMSDSARSNAQDSSWYRWWSSEQSKGVLSSPSPASSQEVAASPEGKQQQRQRIGKAKSASPSDGASSKLLLLGESPVKLSVSFNGDLPANGGSGGVLERKSSRGSIRRLFRKVF; from the exons ATGCTGCATCTACCGACGGTCGATCTTTACATGGTGGTGAATCTGTACCTGGTCGCGTTTTGCTACATTAAATGGCAGCTCTCGATGTGGCTGGTCGGTGCGATCACGGAACGGGCCGGCAGAATGCGTAAGCTCACCGTGCTGGTGACCTTCTGCTGGGTTGCGCTGATCACGCAGATCGTGGCCATCTCCAACCTCTACCACGATGG ATTACAAGACATTCCAGGTCCACCATCGATCATCACGCTGGTGGACAATCAGCACCACGAGTTGAACAATATCGAGAGCAAGTTGGAGGAGAACTTGGAGGCAACGTTGAAGAATCTATCGCACAACAATGTGCACACTGTTCAAACGACGGTTCCACTGCACGGCAACGATCACGGACAGTTGGCCGGCGAGGAAGAGGCTCCTGCCAACGGAACAACAGCCGTCGATCAGCAGGATCTTTCAATCGGCGACGGCCAAGAGAACGAACAGCCGTTGCTAGTGATGATCCCCGCGAAAGACCCAACCGAGGGACCCGCTAGTAGTAGTACACCTTCCGGCGAACCCGCTGCAACGCAAGAAACTACAGCCGAAGCAACGCTTACCGATGCAACAGCTCCCACCGTGCTGCCACCATCGAAGCAGCTCGAGGTGAACCTAACGGAGGAAAACCCAATGCCCGTGTTTAGCGAGTGGGCCCAGAAACAGATGGCCGAGGCGGAGAAGAAGCTCGGCGAGGTGGTCAATGCGTCCGCGATGAAGAAGGGCACCAAACCGGCCGGCAGCAAGGCGGGCACCGGCTCGATGAAGCTGCGCGCCAAAAACTACGCTGCCCCGGAGTGTGGCGCAAAGATTATTGCCTCCAACCCGGAAGCGCAGAGTACGGGTTCGGTGCTTACCGCACCGAAGGACGAGTATCTGCTAAACCCGTGCACGAGCAAGATTTGGTTCGTGGTGGAGCTGTGCGAACCGGTGCAGGCGGAACGCATCGAGCTGGCCAACTTTGAGCTGTTTTCGTCCTCGCCGAAAGAGTTTAGCGTGTCGGTAAGCAATCGCTTTCCGACGCGCGATTGGGCGAACGTGGGCCAGTTTACGGCCAAGGACGAGCGGGACGTGCAGAGCTTTCTGCTGCATCCGCATCTGTTCGGGAAGTTTGTGCGGGTCGAGATTCTGTCCCACTACAACCAGGAACACTTCTGTCCGGTCTCGCTGTTCCGTGTGTACGGTACGTCGGAGTTTGAAGCGTTCGAGACGGACAACACACCGTTGCAGCCGGacgaggacgatgatgatgatgagctggTGGCGGTATTGGGTGGAGCAGGAGTGGGCAAGGATCCTTTTACGGATAAAAGTAAGCCCGTGGCCGGAGGGGAAGGAACGCTTGCCGACAAACGATTCGTGATCAACGGTGGCGTGGCGCAGCGGGACGGTCAAACGGTAGAGCCGCAGCAAGGCGTCGACGCGACGACGGGAGCTCCGAAAGGGGGCAAAAATCCAAACAACATTCTAAAATCCGCCGGTGAGGTGGTGATGAACATGGTGAAGAAAGCTGCCGAAGCGCTCGGTAAAAGCGGCAACGAAAGTAACGATGCGGCCACACCGGGAAGTCATCCGTCGCCGGGGGGGAAAATTCCACTGACGGACGTGCTGACCGGCCTGCCATCGCCAGCCTCACCATCCTGTGTTACACTAGCTTATACGATACGTTGCGTTAACTGCACCGACCATTTCCGGGCTCGGCTCGAGTCCTTGATGAATTGCAAACACAATCTTCTCACTAGTCTACTAGGGGTGGCGCGAATCGAGCACGCGTTCGATTCCGCCCAGCATTTTCTATGTGCCAACGTGTTAGGATTTAACTTACCGCGGTCGCTGCAGGGCGAGAGCGAGGGTGCGGGCGAGCTGGTGACGGTGTACCCTTCCGTCTGCTTGAATATGCGCTACAGCGTGCTGAACCTGCTGCCGGACGAGCTGGTGGCCGGGCTTTGCAATACGGTGGCGTTTGATCTGAAGCTGCTGGCGAAGGTGGAGGCTAGCGATGCGGAGGGTCGTGAAATTGATGGAAGTGTGGTGGCTGGTGTTGATGGGCCTAGCCAGAATGCGTTGGATCTACCACAGGGCGAAAATACCAAGCAGGGagagcatcatcagcagcatcaggtGGAGCAAACGCTAGACGTTGAAACGACTGCGCAAAATGGCAATGAGAAGGGAGAGCAGCAGGAACAAAATGCCGTTCAGGAAGACAGTGAAAAGGGATCACCACCTAGAGATGTAGCAATTGATCCATCTGGTAGTGAAAATGCGTCCAAAGAGGATGTAAACATGTTTGCTACCGAACCGACGCCACCTGCTGCAACTCCAGCCGAACCGGAACGGGATGAAGCGTCTCAAAATGTGGATGGACAGAAGGAACaggagcaacaacagcagcaggaagacTTTGCCAACAATCAACATTGGGAAACGATCGACGATCAGTCCGAAATGGCTGGAACGGGCCCGTCCGGAAGTGGAGCGTTCACGACAGGTCCCGCTGCTACCACGGTCACCCCAGGCATGGCCACTGGACAGCAGAAAGTGCAGCCGGAAAGCGTTTTTCTTCGCTTATCGAATAGAATAAAG GCGCTCGAGCGTAACATGAGCCTCTCGGGACAGTATctggaggagctgagccgccGCTACCGGAAGCAGGTGGAGGAGCTGCAGCATTCGTACGCGAAAACGTTGCACGAGATCCAGGAACAGAATCAGCGGATGGCCGACAGCGAAACGAAGCTGCGCGAGGTGAACGAACGCTTGCGACAGGAGCTGGTAGACTTTCAAGCGACGGCTACCGATTGGCGCAACATTGCGCTGGCCGTGCTGACGATGATCGTACTGATGCTGTTCACACTACTCGCAATGGTCAGATCGGTAGCGAGGAGTGTGAATCGTCTTACAGCGGGCCATCCGTTGGAAgggcagcatcagcagcaacagcacccgGTACCGCTCCCGAAAAGTGTTATCGATCGTGAACTGGCCCAGGTGGGTTCGGACGCCAAACCAATCCGCGGGCGCATGCTGCGGCGCAAATCCATCGACGGAATGCCGACGAGCGGTGGCTCGGTAGATTTAACTGGCAGTACGGTCAGCAGCGCATCGGGCATCATTATTGCAACGGCTGAACCGTCCACAGTTGCCACGAGCTTGTCGCCGGGTCGGTTGCGCAAAAAGCGCCCGAGCGAGGAGGCACTTAACATAAGCGGCACGTACGTGAATCTGCTGATCGATGACGATGCGAGGGAAGTGGGAGTGCCGCCACAGTCATCCGTGCCCCCGCTGGCTATGGAGCGgaaaaagtcaaaacaaaagcaccgcAAAGTGTCGGCACCGTCGATGATGGGCGTCATTAGCAGCTCGACACCGTTGGCGACCGGACAGGGCGTTGCATTTTCTAGTCACGAACCAGCGAAACGTTCCCTGTCGATGATTGAAGCGAGACAGATGGTGAATGGTGGCGGACAGCAAACACCGGAGAAGGACACAAGCAGCCGTATCGATGAGTTGCCCTACCTGGAAGATAACGACGAGTTTATCATACCCACGGCAAGCGACCTGTCGTACGACGAGTATATGCCCGGCTCGAACGCTTCCACGGCGGAGGCCGGACTGACGCCGAACGAAATGGAGATGCGAAAGATGAATGGAACGGCCaacaccgccgccaccaccatgaCCACGCTGTCCGATAGGAACGGTAGCAGCGGGATGTCACCGAGCGGGGAAGACTCGCTCGATGGCGGGGTTCAGCAGAAAGCCGCGACAAAGTCATCGCGACGCCTTTCGTCGCCTGCATTTTTCAAAAGCTCGCTGCTACGGTCAAGCCTTGGCTCGAAAAAGCATCGCTCGGCCAAGAAAGGTACGGCCGCCAACGGGAGTGgtggtagcagtagtagtggtggtagtagtgccAACACTAGCAGCAATAGCAGTAACAGTTCCAACACAAGTTCCGCACTGCGCGAGCTCGGTGCCGGCGATGCGGGGATGAGTGACAGCGCCCGCAGCAACGCGCAGGACAGCAGCTGGTACCGCTGGTGGTCGTCGGAGCAGAGCAAAGGGGTGCTATCCTCCCCCTCGCCGGCATCTAGTCAGGAGGTGGCTGCATCTCCGGAAggtaagcagcagcaacgccaAAGGATAGGAAAAGCCAAATCAGCCAGTCCGTCGGACGGGGCCAGCtccaagctgctgctgctgggcgagAGTCCGGTAAAGCTGTCCGTCTCGTTCAACGGTGACCTGCCGGCgaatggtggtagtggtggtgtgttgGAGCGGAAATCTAGCCGGGGCAGTATACGGCGATTGTTCCGGAAGGTGTTCTGA
- the LOC4577947 gene encoding SUN domain-containing ossification factor isoform X1 produces MKPSLCYTYCTLLLVSLVSSCTLFLIVASEKLKPTTDDQLQQHGAGTREPLDGSNLVQQHTDGAGERLPSNGGVNEAKEAFPHKRVLSSGNGTPPGHVRSKNGPGEEGNGAKPLKRPAPGRAGGRNTLKKDILTAKPHQQQPQEEPPDLKDVIFLETISKNVGVTNSGLQDIPGPPSIITLVDNQHHELNNIESKLEENLEATLKNLSHNNVHTVQTTVPLHGNDHGQLAGEEEAPANGTTAVDQQDLSIGDGQENEQPLLVMIPAKDPTEGPASSSTPSGEPAATQETTAEATLTDATAPTVLPPSKQLEVNLTEENPMPVFSEWAQKQMAEAEKKLGEVVNASAMKKGTKPAGSKAGTGSMKLRAKNYAAPECGAKIIASNPEAQSTGSVLTAPKDEYLLNPCTSKIWFVVELCEPVQAERIELANFELFSSSPKEFSVSVSNRFPTRDWANVGQFTAKDERDVQSFLLHPHLFGKFVRVEILSHYNQEHFCPVSLFRVYGTSEFEAFETDNTPLQPDEDDDDDELVAVLGGAGVGKDPFTDKSKPVAGGEGTLADKRFVINGGVAQRDGQTVEPQQGVDATTGAPKGGKNPNNILKSAGEVVMNMVKKAAEALGKSGNESNDAATPGSHPSPGGKIPLTDVLTGLPSPASPSCVTLAYTIRCVNCTDHFRARLESLMNCKHNLLTSLLGVARIEHAFDSAQHFLCANVLGFNLPRSLQGESEGAGELVTVYPSVCLNMRYSVLNLLPDELVAGLCNTVAFDLKLLAKVEASDAEGREIDGSVVAGVDGPSQNALDLPQGENTKQGEHHQQHQVEQTLDVETTAQNGNEKGEQQEQNAVQEDSEKGSPPRDVAIDPSGSENASKEDVNMFATEPTPPAATPAEPERDEASQNVDGQKEQEQQQQQEDFANNQHWETIDDQSEMAGTGPSGSGAFTTGPAATTVTPGMATGQQKVQPESVFLRLSNRIKALERNMSLSGQYLEELSRRYRKQVEELQHSYAKTLHEIQEQNQRMADSETKLREVNERLRQELVDFQATATDWRNIALAVLTMIVLMLFTLLAMVRSVARSVNRLTAGHPLEGQHQQQQHPVPLPKSVIDRELAQVGSDAKPIRGRMLRRKSIDGMPTSGGSVDLTGSTVSSASGIIIATAEPSTVATSLSPGRLRKKRPSEEALNISGTYVNLLIDDDAREVGVPPQSSVPPLAMERKKSKQKHRKVSAPSMMGVISSSTPLATGQGVAFSSHEPAKRSLSMIEARQMVNGGGQQTPEKDTSSRIDELPYLEDNDEFIIPTASDLSYDEYMPGSNASTAEAGLTPNEMEMRKMNGTANTAATTMTTLSDRNGSSGMSPSGEDSLDGGVQQKAATKSSRRLSSPAFFKSSLLRSSLGSKKHRSAKKGTAANGSGGSSSSGGSSANTSSNSSNSSNTSSALRELGAGDAGMSDSARSNAQDSSWYRWWSSEQSKGVLSSPSPASSQEVAASPEGKQQQRQRIGKAKSASPSDGASSKLLLLGESPVKLSVSFNGDLPANGGSGGVLERKSSRGSIRRLFRKVF; encoded by the exons ATGAAACCTAGCTTATGCTACACCTACTGCACGCTGTTACTGGTGTCGCTCGTTTCCAG TTGCACACTGTTCCTCATAGTGGCTTCGGAGAAGCTGAAGCCAACTACTGACgatcagctgcagcagcatggTGCCGGAACACGGGAACCGCTAGATGGAAGCAACCTGGTGCAACAACATACTGACGGTGCTGGCGAACGGTTGCCCTCGAACGGCGGTGTAAACGAAGCAAAGGAAGCCTTTCCCCACAAACGGGTGCTTTCGAGTGGGAACGGCACACCGCCCGGACATGTGCGGAGTAAAAACGGTCCTGGGGAGGAAGGAAATGGAGCGAAACCTCTCAAAAGGCCCGCACCGGGACGAGCTGGTGGAAGGAATACGCTCAAGAAAGACATCCTCACAGCAAagccgcaccagcagcagccacaggaAGAGCCACCGGATCTAAAGGATGTAATATTTTTGGAAACCATCTCCAAAAACGTTGGCGTTACTAATAGCGG ATTACAAGACATTCCAGGTCCACCATCGATCATCACGCTGGTGGACAATCAGCACCACGAGTTGAACAATATCGAGAGCAAGTTGGAGGAGAACTTGGAGGCAACGTTGAAGAATCTATCGCACAACAATGTGCACACTGTTCAAACGACGGTTCCACTGCACGGCAACGATCACGGACAGTTGGCCGGCGAGGAAGAGGCTCCTGCCAACGGAACAACAGCCGTCGATCAGCAGGATCTTTCAATCGGCGACGGCCAAGAGAACGAACAGCCGTTGCTAGTGATGATCCCCGCGAAAGACCCAACCGAGGGACCCGCTAGTAGTAGTACACCTTCCGGCGAACCCGCTGCAACGCAAGAAACTACAGCCGAAGCAACGCTTACCGATGCAACAGCTCCCACCGTGCTGCCACCATCGAAGCAGCTCGAGGTGAACCTAACGGAGGAAAACCCAATGCCCGTGTTTAGCGAGTGGGCCCAGAAACAGATGGCCGAGGCGGAGAAGAAGCTCGGCGAGGTGGTCAATGCGTCCGCGATGAAGAAGGGCACCAAACCGGCCGGCAGCAAGGCGGGCACCGGCTCGATGAAGCTGCGCGCCAAAAACTACGCTGCCCCGGAGTGTGGCGCAAAGATTATTGCCTCCAACCCGGAAGCGCAGAGTACGGGTTCGGTGCTTACCGCACCGAAGGACGAGTATCTGCTAAACCCGTGCACGAGCAAGATTTGGTTCGTGGTGGAGCTGTGCGAACCGGTGCAGGCGGAACGCATCGAGCTGGCCAACTTTGAGCTGTTTTCGTCCTCGCCGAAAGAGTTTAGCGTGTCGGTAAGCAATCGCTTTCCGACGCGCGATTGGGCGAACGTGGGCCAGTTTACGGCCAAGGACGAGCGGGACGTGCAGAGCTTTCTGCTGCATCCGCATCTGTTCGGGAAGTTTGTGCGGGTCGAGATTCTGTCCCACTACAACCAGGAACACTTCTGTCCGGTCTCGCTGTTCCGTGTGTACGGTACGTCGGAGTTTGAAGCGTTCGAGACGGACAACACACCGTTGCAGCCGGacgaggacgatgatgatgatgagctggTGGCGGTATTGGGTGGAGCAGGAGTGGGCAAGGATCCTTTTACGGATAAAAGTAAGCCCGTGGCCGGAGGGGAAGGAACGCTTGCCGACAAACGATTCGTGATCAACGGTGGCGTGGCGCAGCGGGACGGTCAAACGGTAGAGCCGCAGCAAGGCGTCGACGCGACGACGGGAGCTCCGAAAGGGGGCAAAAATCCAAACAACATTCTAAAATCCGCCGGTGAGGTGGTGATGAACATGGTGAAGAAAGCTGCCGAAGCGCTCGGTAAAAGCGGCAACGAAAGTAACGATGCGGCCACACCGGGAAGTCATCCGTCGCCGGGGGGGAAAATTCCACTGACGGACGTGCTGACCGGCCTGCCATCGCCAGCCTCACCATCCTGTGTTACACTAGCTTATACGATACGTTGCGTTAACTGCACCGACCATTTCCGGGCTCGGCTCGAGTCCTTGATGAATTGCAAACACAATCTTCTCACTAGTCTACTAGGGGTGGCGCGAATCGAGCACGCGTTCGATTCCGCCCAGCATTTTCTATGTGCCAACGTGTTAGGATTTAACTTACCGCGGTCGCTGCAGGGCGAGAGCGAGGGTGCGGGCGAGCTGGTGACGGTGTACCCTTCCGTCTGCTTGAATATGCGCTACAGCGTGCTGAACCTGCTGCCGGACGAGCTGGTGGCCGGGCTTTGCAATACGGTGGCGTTTGATCTGAAGCTGCTGGCGAAGGTGGAGGCTAGCGATGCGGAGGGTCGTGAAATTGATGGAAGTGTGGTGGCTGGTGTTGATGGGCCTAGCCAGAATGCGTTGGATCTACCACAGGGCGAAAATACCAAGCAGGGagagcatcatcagcagcatcaggtGGAGCAAACGCTAGACGTTGAAACGACTGCGCAAAATGGCAATGAGAAGGGAGAGCAGCAGGAACAAAATGCCGTTCAGGAAGACAGTGAAAAGGGATCACCACCTAGAGATGTAGCAATTGATCCATCTGGTAGTGAAAATGCGTCCAAAGAGGATGTAAACATGTTTGCTACCGAACCGACGCCACCTGCTGCAACTCCAGCCGAACCGGAACGGGATGAAGCGTCTCAAAATGTGGATGGACAGAAGGAACaggagcaacaacagcagcaggaagacTTTGCCAACAATCAACATTGGGAAACGATCGACGATCAGTCCGAAATGGCTGGAACGGGCCCGTCCGGAAGTGGAGCGTTCACGACAGGTCCCGCTGCTACCACGGTCACCCCAGGCATGGCCACTGGACAGCAGAAAGTGCAGCCGGAAAGCGTTTTTCTTCGCTTATCGAATAGAATAAAG GCGCTCGAGCGTAACATGAGCCTCTCGGGACAGTATctggaggagctgagccgccGCTACCGGAAGCAGGTGGAGGAGCTGCAGCATTCGTACGCGAAAACGTTGCACGAGATCCAGGAACAGAATCAGCGGATGGCCGACAGCGAAACGAAGCTGCGCGAGGTGAACGAACGCTTGCGACAGGAGCTGGTAGACTTTCAAGCGACGGCTACCGATTGGCGCAACATTGCGCTGGCCGTGCTGACGATGATCGTACTGATGCTGTTCACACTACTCGCAATGGTCAGATCGGTAGCGAGGAGTGTGAATCGTCTTACAGCGGGCCATCCGTTGGAAgggcagcatcagcagcaacagcacccgGTACCGCTCCCGAAAAGTGTTATCGATCGTGAACTGGCCCAGGTGGGTTCGGACGCCAAACCAATCCGCGGGCGCATGCTGCGGCGCAAATCCATCGACGGAATGCCGACGAGCGGTGGCTCGGTAGATTTAACTGGCAGTACGGTCAGCAGCGCATCGGGCATCATTATTGCAACGGCTGAACCGTCCACAGTTGCCACGAGCTTGTCGCCGGGTCGGTTGCGCAAAAAGCGCCCGAGCGAGGAGGCACTTAACATAAGCGGCACGTACGTGAATCTGCTGATCGATGACGATGCGAGGGAAGTGGGAGTGCCGCCACAGTCATCCGTGCCCCCGCTGGCTATGGAGCGgaaaaagtcaaaacaaaagcaccgcAAAGTGTCGGCACCGTCGATGATGGGCGTCATTAGCAGCTCGACACCGTTGGCGACCGGACAGGGCGTTGCATTTTCTAGTCACGAACCAGCGAAACGTTCCCTGTCGATGATTGAAGCGAGACAGATGGTGAATGGTGGCGGACAGCAAACACCGGAGAAGGACACAAGCAGCCGTATCGATGAGTTGCCCTACCTGGAAGATAACGACGAGTTTATCATACCCACGGCAAGCGACCTGTCGTACGACGAGTATATGCCCGGCTCGAACGCTTCCACGGCGGAGGCCGGACTGACGCCGAACGAAATGGAGATGCGAAAGATGAATGGAACGGCCaacaccgccgccaccaccatgaCCACGCTGTCCGATAGGAACGGTAGCAGCGGGATGTCACCGAGCGGGGAAGACTCGCTCGATGGCGGGGTTCAGCAGAAAGCCGCGACAAAGTCATCGCGACGCCTTTCGTCGCCTGCATTTTTCAAAAGCTCGCTGCTACGGTCAAGCCTTGGCTCGAAAAAGCATCGCTCGGCCAAGAAAGGTACGGCCGCCAACGGGAGTGgtggtagcagtagtagtggtggtagtagtgccAACACTAGCAGCAATAGCAGTAACAGTTCCAACACAAGTTCCGCACTGCGCGAGCTCGGTGCCGGCGATGCGGGGATGAGTGACAGCGCCCGCAGCAACGCGCAGGACAGCAGCTGGTACCGCTGGTGGTCGTCGGAGCAGAGCAAAGGGGTGCTATCCTCCCCCTCGCCGGCATCTAGTCAGGAGGTGGCTGCATCTCCGGAAggtaagcagcagcaacgccaAAGGATAGGAAAAGCCAAATCAGCCAGTCCGTCGGACGGGGCCAGCtccaagctgctgctgctgggcgagAGTCCGGTAAAGCTGTCCGTCTCGTTCAACGGTGACCTGCCGGCgaatggtggtagtggtggtgtgttgGAGCGGAAATCTAGCCGGGGCAGTATACGGCGATTGTTCCGGAAGGTGTTCTGA